A genomic window from Corynebacterium fournieri includes:
- a CDS encoding glycogen/starch/alpha-glucan phosphorylase gives MTATTPAFEQTVAGHVRAFSGRAPEDSTVKKFWTGLSAATVEQFADDWAKTRTTYKKSRRAAYFSAEFLEGRALLNNLTNLGLVDKAQAIAKDNGFELADVLEAEHDAALGNGGLGRLAACFLDSAATQDYPLTGYGLLYRYGLFRQEFEDGFQREHPDAWKESFYPFIIRRGSEQRIVRFDDMHVRAIPYDMPITGYGTDNVGTLRLWDASPIAEFDYDAFNSQRFADAILEREAVHDITRVLYPNDSTYAGKLLRVRQQYFFCSASLQELIDDYVAAHGDDLRHFHEYNSIQLNDTHPVLGIPELMRLLMDEHGLGWDEAWEVTTHTFAYTNHTVLQEALETWEESIFKQLFWRIWEIVEEIDRRYRLDMEGRGVDAETAHHYSPVHDGRVHMAWIACYASYSVNGVAALHTDIIKRDTLGFWHGLYPERFNNKTNGVTPRRWLRMCNPRLSELLDRLSGSDEWVTDLDKLKELRPLADDPQVLNELREIKAANKRDFAEWIAARQGAQIDPNSIFDTQIKRLHEYKRQLMNALYILDLYFRITVDGEQDVPKRTFIFGAKAAPGYVAAKGIIKLINTIAELVNNDPVASKYIHVVFVENYNVSPAEQIIPATDVSEQISTAGKEASGTSNMKFMMNGALTLGTMDGANVEIVDAVGEDNAYIFGAREEELPELKAHYNPRQVAEQTPGLMRALDALVDGTLDDRGTGAFHDIRASLLEDNGYGEQDVYYVLGDFADFRATRDRMVADYYSDPDGWARMCWINICESGRFSSDRTIRDYAEEVWKIAPTPIN, from the coding sequence ATGACTGCTACCACGCCAGCATTCGAGCAGACCGTCGCGGGCCACGTCCGCGCCTTCTCCGGCCGCGCGCCGGAGGATTCCACGGTGAAGAAGTTCTGGACGGGGCTCTCCGCCGCCACCGTCGAGCAATTCGCCGACGACTGGGCAAAGACCCGCACCACCTACAAAAAGTCCCGGCGCGCCGCGTACTTCTCGGCGGAGTTCCTGGAAGGGCGGGCGCTGCTGAATAACTTGACCAACCTTGGGCTCGTCGATAAGGCGCAGGCCATTGCGAAGGACAACGGCTTCGAGCTGGCGGACGTGCTGGAAGCCGAGCATGACGCCGCCCTCGGCAACGGCGGCCTGGGGCGCCTCGCGGCGTGCTTTTTGGATTCCGCCGCCACCCAGGACTACCCGCTGACCGGCTACGGCCTGCTGTACCGCTACGGCCTGTTCCGCCAGGAGTTCGAGGACGGCTTCCAGCGCGAGCACCCGGACGCGTGGAAGGAGTCGTTCTACCCCTTCATCATCCGCCGCGGCTCCGAGCAGCGCATCGTGCGGTTCGACGACATGCACGTGCGCGCCATCCCTTACGACATGCCGATTACCGGCTACGGCACCGACAACGTGGGCACGTTGCGTCTGTGGGACGCCTCCCCGATCGCGGAGTTCGATTACGACGCGTTCAACTCCCAGCGCTTCGCCGACGCGATTTTGGAGCGCGAGGCCGTCCACGACATCACGCGCGTGCTCTACCCGAACGATTCGACCTACGCCGGCAAACTGCTGCGCGTGCGCCAGCAGTACTTCTTCTGCTCTGCCTCGTTGCAGGAGCTCATCGACGACTACGTCGCCGCCCACGGCGACGACCTGCGCCACTTCCACGAGTACAACTCGATCCAGCTCAACGACACCCACCCGGTCCTGGGCATCCCGGAGCTGATGCGCCTGCTCATGGACGAGCACGGCCTGGGCTGGGACGAGGCGTGGGAGGTGACCACCCACACGTTCGCCTACACCAACCACACAGTGCTGCAAGAGGCGCTGGAGACGTGGGAGGAGTCCATCTTCAAGCAGCTGTTCTGGCGCATCTGGGAGATCGTGGAGGAGATCGACCGCCGCTACCGCCTGGACATGGAGGGCCGCGGCGTCGACGCCGAAACCGCGCACCACTACTCCCCGGTCCACGACGGGCGCGTGCACATGGCGTGGATCGCTTGCTACGCCTCGTACTCCGTCAACGGTGTGGCGGCGCTGCACACCGACATCATCAAACGCGACACCCTCGGTTTCTGGCACGGCCTCTACCCGGAGCGCTTCAACAACAAAACCAACGGTGTCACCCCGCGCCGCTGGCTGCGCATGTGCAACCCGCGCCTTTCGGAGCTGCTGGACCGACTCTCCGGCTCCGACGAGTGGGTCACCGACCTGGACAAGCTCAAGGAGCTGCGCCCGCTTGCCGACGATCCGCAGGTGCTCAACGAGCTGCGCGAGATCAAGGCCGCGAACAAGCGCGACTTCGCCGAGTGGATCGCAGCCCGCCAGGGCGCCCAGATCGACCCGAACTCCATCTTCGACACCCAGATCAAGCGCCTGCACGAGTACAAGCGCCAGCTGATGAACGCGCTGTACATCCTGGATTTGTACTTCCGCATTACGGTCGACGGCGAGCAGGACGTGCCGAAGCGCACCTTCATCTTCGGCGCGAAGGCGGCCCCCGGCTACGTCGCCGCCAAGGGCATTATCAAGCTCATCAACACCATCGCTGAGCTGGTGAACAACGACCCGGTGGCCTCGAAGTACATCCACGTGGTGTTTGTGGAGAACTACAACGTCTCCCCCGCCGAGCAGATCATCCCGGCCACGGATGTCTCCGAGCAGATCTCCACTGCCGGCAAGGAGGCATCGGGCACCTCCAACATGAAGTTCATGATGAACGGCGCGCTGACCCTGGGCACCATGGACGGCGCGAACGTGGAGATCGTCGACGCTGTCGGCGAGGACAACGCCTACATCTTCGGCGCGCGCGAGGAGGAGCTGCCGGAGCTGAAGGCGCACTACAACCCGCGCCAGGTGGCGGAGCAGACCCCGGGGCTGATGCGCGCGCTCGACGCGCTTGTGGACGGCACGTTGGACGACCGCGGCACCGGCGCCTTCCACGACATCCGCGCCTCCCTGCTGGAGGACAACGGCTACGGCGAGCAGGACGTCTACTATGTGTTGGGCGACTTCGCGGACTTCCGCGCAACCCGCGACCGCATGGTCGCGGACTACTACTCCGACCCGGACGGCTGGGCGCGGATGTGCTGGATCAACATCTGCGAGTCCGGACGATTCTCCTCCGACCGCACCATCCGCGACTACGCGGAAGAGGTGTGGAAGATCGCGCCCACCCCGATTAACTAA
- a CDS encoding GNAT family N-acetyltransferase, translating to MDATIRPAQPSDAATVADVHNRSRAQAFRGHIADEVLDNHAPLEREWEEYFRAPDGRVFIAEVDGQAVGIAYGIPAQHPGERTELRNLYLLEAAAGSGVAVQLLDAVVRPGEPAFLWVADFNDQAKAFYRKHGFSFDGEDSHHAGDDITLKRMVRG from the coding sequence ATGGACGCCACCATCCGGCCAGCGCAGCCAAGCGATGCTGCCACAGTCGCCGACGTGCACAACCGCTCCCGCGCCCAAGCCTTCCGCGGCCACATCGCCGACGAGGTGCTGGACAATCACGCGCCCCTCGAGCGGGAATGGGAGGAGTATTTCCGAGCGCCGGACGGGCGCGTCTTCATCGCCGAGGTTGACGGACAAGCAGTGGGGATCGCATACGGCATCCCCGCCCAACACCCCGGCGAGCGCACTGAGCTGCGCAACCTCTACCTGCTTGAAGCGGCCGCCGGTTCGGGCGTGGCGGTGCAGCTCTTAGACGCGGTTGTCCGCCCCGGCGAGCCTGCCTTCCTCTGGGTGGCGGACTTCAACGACCAGGCAAAAGCCTTTTACCGCAAGCACGGCTTTTCCTTCGACGGGGAAGATTCGCACCACGCGGGCGACGACATCACCCTCAAGCGCATGGTGCGCGGCTAG
- a CDS encoding chorismate-binding protein — MILLVDNYDSYTFNLAHLIAEASGREPLVVPAGEAADLPRRVRAGEFSHVVISPGPGTPEREEDFGASRRVIEAAAEADVPLLGVCLGHQGLAMLAGATVARAPEPRHGFISTVTHSGEGIFAGIPQDFEVVRYHSLHVGCDVEEAPGITVHARSEDGVVQALKVDGREHWGVQFHPESVLTQHGAALMRNFIGGWRLIHREVPGALDCQRVFNAIREDGRDAFFLDSSDARGRFSILGDTAGPLSRSICYSLDDGDILHTLNEELSTPIHGAPDLPFTGGWIGYLGYECAQLTLPITLTHTSPYPDAYFVRPQSFIVYDHDAESAHLCALAGEGSEELLDRLERMLEGANGAEGASRSKGSWSNPDYLGSIDKAQELLRAGESYEVCLTDTYTAEATGELYEPLREHNPAPYAAHLVFDGVEVASASPERFLTVRDREVEAKPIKGTIAANEDPELLRDDKTRAENLMIVDLLRNDLSRVCDPGTVRVPGLMQVESYATVHQLVSTITGRLREGLTAVDAVRATFPPGSMTGAPKLRTCEIIDRLETSPRGVYSGALGHFGFDGQADLSVVIRTAVRAGDTVTVGAGGAVVLASDAHAELAERNLKAQSVLGAWDV, encoded by the coding sequence ATGATTCTGCTCGTTGACAATTACGACTCATATACATTCAACCTCGCCCACCTCATTGCCGAAGCGAGCGGACGCGAACCGCTTGTCGTGCCCGCGGGCGAGGCCGCTGATCTTCCCCGGCGCGTGCGCGCAGGCGAGTTCAGCCACGTCGTCATCTCCCCCGGACCCGGCACACCCGAGCGCGAGGAGGACTTCGGCGCCTCACGCCGCGTGATTGAAGCGGCGGCGGAAGCGGACGTCCCACTGCTCGGGGTGTGTCTGGGCCACCAGGGACTCGCCATGCTCGCCGGTGCAACCGTCGCCCGCGCGCCCGAGCCGCGCCACGGCTTCATCTCCACCGTGACCCATTCCGGCGAGGGCATCTTCGCCGGCATCCCGCAGGATTTTGAGGTGGTGCGCTACCACTCCCTGCACGTCGGCTGTGATGTTGAGGAGGCCCCCGGCATCACCGTCCACGCGCGCAGCGAAGATGGCGTGGTCCAGGCGCTCAAGGTCGACGGGCGGGAGCACTGGGGCGTGCAATTCCACCCTGAATCCGTGCTTACCCAGCACGGAGCGGCGCTGATGCGCAACTTCATTGGCGGCTGGCGTCTTATCCACCGGGAGGTGCCAGGTGCGCTGGACTGCCAGCGGGTCTTCAACGCCATCCGCGAAGATGGCCGCGACGCGTTCTTCCTCGACTCCTCCGACGCGCGCGGCCGTTTTTCCATCCTTGGCGACACCGCGGGCCCGCTGTCACGCTCCATTTGCTATTCGCTTGACGACGGCGACATTCTGCACACCCTCAACGAGGAGCTATCCACCCCCATCCACGGCGCGCCGGACCTGCCGTTTACCGGCGGGTGGATCGGCTACCTCGGCTACGAGTGTGCGCAGCTGACGCTCCCGATCACGCTCACACACACCTCGCCGTACCCGGACGCCTACTTTGTCCGCCCGCAGTCCTTCATCGTCTACGACCACGACGCTGAATCCGCGCACCTGTGCGCTTTGGCCGGCGAGGGTTCGGAGGAGCTCCTCGACCGGCTCGAGCGGATGCTTGAGGGCGCAAACGGTGCCGAAGGTGCGTCGAGAAGCAAAGGCTCCTGGAGCAACCCCGACTACCTGGGCAGCATCGACAAGGCGCAGGAACTGCTGCGCGCGGGTGAGAGCTACGAGGTGTGTTTGACCGACACCTACACCGCCGAGGCGACCGGCGAGCTGTACGAACCGCTGCGCGAGCACAACCCCGCGCCGTACGCCGCGCACCTTGTCTTCGACGGCGTGGAGGTCGCCAGCGCCTCACCCGAGCGCTTCCTCACCGTGCGCGACCGCGAGGTGGAGGCCAAGCCGATCAAGGGCACCATCGCCGCAAACGAGGATCCGGAGCTGCTTCGCGACGACAAAACCCGCGCCGAGAACCTCATGATTGTGGACCTGCTGCGCAACGACCTCTCCCGCGTCTGCGACCCCGGCACCGTGCGCGTGCCCGGGCTGATGCAGGTGGAGTCGTACGCGACGGTGCACCAGTTGGTCTCCACCATCACCGGTCGCCTGCGCGAGGGGCTCACCGCCGTCGACGCCGTGCGCGCGACGTTTCCGCCCGGCTCTATGACCGGCGCGCCGAAACTGCGCACCTGTGAGATCATCGACAGGCTGGAAACCTCCCCGCGCGGCGTCTACTCCGGCGCACTGGGGCACTTCGGCTTCGATGGTCAGGCCGATCTATCGGTGGTCATCCGCACCGCTGTGCGAGCCGGCGACACAGTCACCGTCGGCGCTGGCGGCGCGGTCGTGCTCGCCTCCGACGCACACGCTGAGCTCGCCGAGCGCAACCTCAAAGCCCAGTCGGTGCTGGGAGCATGGGATGTGTAG
- a CDS encoding aminotransferase class IV, producing MCRYVWRGALKESAASDGPLDSPLDVADSWRHSNGRTNGLDLHLQRFSRAAGGLPEGFVDKLMPLLREGELFPRIALLQGLLLLDVRPAPPARPTTSLTYAPAPDPRTRPEVKGPDFAAFRAYRSRYQVAGTDDTVIIDKHGAMLETTTGALVMWDGDTLCLPDGVWLPSVTLHQVLARSERLGIRVERRRLTPELATEHPLWFLNSLHGISPVRELHTGDAVIIPPAHPCSDEWRDWWWGGFSHEFEHITEN from the coding sequence ATGTGTAGGTACGTCTGGCGCGGTGCGCTCAAGGAGTCCGCTGCCTCTGACGGCCCCCTCGACAGCCCCCTCGATGTGGCCGACTCCTGGCGTCACTCCAACGGCCGCACCAACGGCCTCGACCTGCACCTCCAGCGGTTTTCTCGTGCGGCGGGCGGGTTGCCCGAAGGATTCGTCGATAAGCTAATGCCTCTCCTGCGAGAGGGCGAGCTGTTCCCCCGCATCGCGCTGTTGCAGGGGCTCTTGCTTCTCGACGTCCGCCCCGCCCCTCCCGCACGCCCCACCACCTCGCTGACCTATGCCCCTGCCCCGGACCCGCGCACCCGTCCTGAGGTGAAGGGGCCCGACTTCGCCGCGTTTCGCGCATACCGTTCGCGGTACCAGGTGGCGGGCACGGACGACACGGTGATCATCGATAAGCATGGCGCGATGCTGGAGACCACCACCGGCGCGCTGGTGATGTGGGACGGCGACACCCTGTGTCTGCCCGACGGGGTGTGGCTGCCGAGCGTGACATTGCACCAGGTTCTTGCGCGGTCTGAGCGGCTAGGCATTCGCGTGGAGCGGCGTCGGCTCACACCCGAACTCGCCACCGAGCACCCCCTGTGGTTCCTCAACTCCCTGCACGGCATCAGCCCGGTGCGCGAGCTGCACACAGGCGACGCCGTGATCATTCCCCCGGCACACCCCTGTTCCGACGAATGGCGCGACTGGTGGTGGGGCGGCTTCTCACACGAGTTTGAACACATCACGGAGAACTGA
- a CDS encoding suppressor of fused domain protein — MTNAQTPQDIVDYRLAPLLGEEYSVFHELISDELHIDVYCWAPTEQRQFWTLCTSGMNEYRMQMPPGKEEFNRTELVMTLPDDWPLAEIGSQNGPEGDAISWPVTLLKSTARLPKDMETWLSYGTSSQAGLDPSETYPGSEFSGFIIGGALTVDAEGDFLRTPVGDEAVHFFGVYPLYADELQAYLAGDDILSKLHELGVAEGVYPGRPSVA; from the coding sequence ATGACCAACGCGCAGACCCCACAGGACATTGTCGACTACCGCCTTGCCCCACTGTTGGGTGAAGAATACTCGGTATTCCACGAGCTCATCTCGGACGAGCTGCACATCGACGTATATTGCTGGGCCCCCACCGAGCAGCGTCAATTCTGGACGCTGTGCACCTCGGGGATGAACGAGTACCGGATGCAGATGCCACCCGGAAAGGAAGAGTTCAACCGCACAGAGCTGGTGATGACGCTTCCGGACGATTGGCCGCTTGCAGAGATCGGTTCTCAAAACGGCCCCGAAGGTGACGCGATCAGCTGGCCAGTAACCCTGCTCAAGTCCACCGCTCGCCTGCCCAAAGACATGGAGACATGGCTGTCCTACGGAACCTCGAGCCAGGCGGGGCTCGACCCGAGCGAGACCTATCCGGGCAGCGAATTCTCCGGCTTCATCATCGGCGGTGCACTGACGGTTGATGCAGAAGGAGATTTTCTGCGCACCCCCGTGGGCGACGAAGCCGTCCACTTCTTCGGCGTCTACCCCCTCTACGCCGACGAGCTGCAGGCATACCTCGCCGGTGACGACATTTTGAGCAAGCTCCACGAACTCGGTGTCGCCGAAGGTGTCTACCCAGGACGCCCATCCGTTGCTTAA
- a CDS encoding excinuclease ABC subunit UvrA, whose translation MPGIEVRDAHLHNLRNVDVDIPRGTLVAVTGVSGSGKSSLAFGTIHGEGQRRYLESVAPFARRLIGSAVDPQVGSVEGLPPTVALQQSTSGGGARSTVGTVSALSNSIRLLYSRSGDNPKGLYSDSFSPNTPEGMCPTCQGTGVVHEPTEESMVPDPTLSIEDGAIKAWPGAWAGKNFHDILATLGYDLDSPWQDLPQKDREWILFTDERPVVTVKPLRGEDQIQRNYKGTWRSVASYLTNTLAETNSDTLRKRVLSYMESRVCETCRGRRLNPEALKVTYAGIPIDELGALPLDQVYEVLSAQDPQEGSAEDLLLRQILPALQSALDLGLAHLSLDRPAPTLSAGELQRIRLSAQLRSGLFGVAYVLDEPSAGLHPAERGAVLDICRRFIDAGNSVLLVEHDMELVAQTDYLVDVGPLAGERGGEVVYAGPTSEYTGDAPTAKALANRALSLNDDPRSATGQLSLSGVHARSIDGLDVDFGRGQFTAVAGVSGSGKSTLVSTVLAGVLREAASTVVDEDDEVGQDGEWVVDKQEGFDAVSRVVQITQKPIGRTPRSTLATYTGLFDGVRKLFAGTDEAKHRKWTVSRFSYNVKQGQCPTCGGAGKIEVELVFLPGSYTTCPDCGGARYNDETLEVTWEGLTIAEVLELTVDEAADVFADEPKILRAVETLQAVGLGYLRLGQGAPELSGGEAQRIKLATELQRSRNSRRGHTVYLLDEPTTGLHPADIALLVQELNSLVDASQTVIVVEHDLSVIAQADRVIEMGPGAGADGGEVVAAGTPAELAERDTATGKVLAERSA comes from the coding sequence ATGCCTGGAATTGAAGTTCGCGATGCCCACCTACACAATCTCCGCAACGTGGACGTGGACATTCCGCGTGGCACGCTCGTCGCGGTAACCGGGGTGTCGGGCTCGGGGAAGTCCTCGCTGGCATTCGGCACCATCCATGGCGAAGGCCAACGGCGCTACCTGGAATCGGTGGCGCCGTTCGCGCGCCGTCTCATCGGCTCCGCGGTGGACCCGCAGGTCGGCTCGGTGGAGGGCCTGCCGCCCACTGTTGCGCTGCAGCAGTCCACCTCCGGCGGCGGTGCGCGCTCGACGGTGGGTACCGTCTCCGCACTGTCCAACAGCATCCGCCTGTTGTACTCGCGCTCCGGCGACAACCCGAAGGGGCTGTACTCCGACTCGTTTTCTCCGAATACACCGGAGGGCATGTGCCCGACGTGCCAGGGCACGGGTGTGGTGCACGAGCCGACCGAGGAATCGATGGTGCCGGATCCGACGCTGTCCATCGAGGACGGCGCCATTAAGGCCTGGCCCGGCGCCTGGGCGGGCAAGAACTTCCACGACATCCTGGCCACCCTGGGCTACGACCTGGATTCGCCCTGGCAGGACCTGCCTCAGAAAGACCGCGAGTGGATTCTGTTCACCGACGAGCGCCCCGTGGTCACCGTCAAGCCGCTTCGCGGCGAGGATCAGATCCAGCGCAACTACAAGGGCACGTGGCGCTCCGTGGCGTCGTACTTGACCAACACGCTCGCGGAGACCAACTCTGACACGCTGCGCAAACGCGTGCTGTCCTACATGGAATCGCGCGTGTGCGAGACCTGCCGCGGCCGCCGCCTCAATCCGGAGGCGCTCAAGGTCACCTACGCAGGCATACCTATCGACGAGCTCGGCGCCCTGCCGCTGGACCAGGTCTACGAGGTGCTCTCCGCGCAGGATCCGCAAGAAGGCTCCGCCGAGGATCTGCTGCTCAGGCAGATCCTGCCCGCGCTGCAGTCCGCGCTCGATTTGGGCCTGGCGCACTTGAGCCTGGACCGCCCCGCGCCGACGCTGTCCGCCGGTGAGCTGCAGCGCATCCGGCTCTCCGCCCAGCTGCGCTCGGGCTTGTTCGGCGTGGCGTACGTCCTGGACGAGCCGTCTGCTGGCCTGCACCCCGCCGAGCGCGGCGCGGTGCTGGATATCTGCCGCCGCTTCATCGATGCCGGCAACTCGGTGCTCTTAGTCGAGCACGACATGGAGCTGGTCGCCCAGACCGACTACTTGGTGGACGTCGGCCCGCTCGCCGGCGAACGCGGCGGCGAGGTGGTCTATGCCGGTCCCACCAGCGAGTACACCGGTGACGCGCCCACCGCGAAGGCGTTGGCGAACCGGGCACTTTCGCTCAACGACGACCCGCGGTCCGCCACCGGCCAACTGTCGCTTTCCGGCGTGCACGCGCGCTCCATCGACGGCCTCGATGTGGACTTCGGCCGTGGCCAGTTCACCGCCGTGGCGGGCGTGTCCGGCTCCGGCAAATCCACGCTGGTGAGCACCGTGCTCGCCGGGGTGCTGCGCGAGGCGGCGTCCACCGTCGTCGATGAGGACGATGAGGTAGGGCAAGACGGCGAGTGGGTCGTCGATAAGCAAGAAGGCTTTGATGCTGTCAGCCGCGTCGTGCAGATCACCCAAAAGCCCATCGGGCGCACGCCACGCTCGACGCTGGCGACGTACACTGGGCTTTTCGACGGCGTGCGCAAACTGTTCGCCGGCACCGACGAGGCGAAGCACCGCAAATGGACCGTGTCGCGCTTTTCCTACAACGTGAAGCAAGGCCAGTGCCCCACCTGCGGCGGCGCCGGCAAGATCGAGGTTGAGCTGGTGTTTCTGCCCGGCTCGTACACCACCTGTCCGGACTGCGGCGGTGCGCGCTACAACGACGAGACCCTCGAGGTGACCTGGGAGGGGCTGACCATCGCGGAAGTGCTCGAGCTGACTGTCGACGAAGCCGCGGACGTGTTCGCCGACGAACCGAAGATCCTGCGCGCCGTGGAAACCCTGCAAGCCGTTGGGCTGGGCTACCTGCGGCTGGGCCAGGGCGCGCCGGAATTGTCCGGCGGCGAGGCGCAGCGCATCAAGCTGGCCACGGAGCTTCAGCGTTCCCGCAATTCGCGCCGGGGCCACACCGTGTACCTGCTGGACGAGCCGACCACCGGCCTGCACCCGGCCGATATTGCGCTGCTGGTGCAGGAACTCAACAGTTTGGTCGATGCGAGCCAAACCGTGATCGTGGTCGAGCACGACCTTTCTGTCATCGCGCAAGCGGACCGCGTGATTGAGATGGGCCCAGGCGCCGGCGCCGACGGCGGGGAAGTGGTCGCTGCAGGCACTCCGGCCGAGTTGGCTGAGCGCGATACCGCGACCGGGAAGGTGTTGGCGGAGCGGTCAGCCTAG
- the pyk gene encoding pyruvate kinase yields the protein MDRRTKIVCTLGPAVASKDAILGLVRDGMDVARLNFSHGDYPDHEQNYRWVREATDETGHAVGILADLQGPKIRLGRFEGDGKTYWETGETVRITVDDVEGTHDRVSTTYKQLAQDAKPGDRLLVDDGKVGLVCTDIDGNDVVCRVTEGGPVSNNKGVSLPGMDISVPALSEKDKEDLRFALQLGVDIIALSFVRSPADVELVHEIMDEVGRRVPVVAKLEKPEAVDALESIILAFDAVMVARGDLGVEIPLEQVPAVQKRVIQIARENAKPVIVATQMLDSMIENSRPTRAEASDVANAVLDGADAVMLSGETSVGVDPHNVVRTMSRIVRSAETMGTVPPLNHIPRTKRGVVSYSANDIADRLNARAIVTFTTSGDTARRVARLHPDLPLLVFTPVQQVRSQLAMTWGAETFLCEQVHSTDDMIKVVDSQLLAMEQYNEGDTMVVVAGTPPGVSGTTNTIHVHQLGEDTQKG from the coding sequence GTGGATAGAAGGACGAAGATCGTCTGCACCCTCGGTCCGGCGGTGGCCAGCAAGGATGCGATTTTAGGGCTGGTGCGCGACGGGATGGATGTCGCGCGTTTGAACTTCTCGCACGGCGACTACCCGGATCATGAGCAGAACTACCGCTGGGTGCGCGAGGCCACCGACGAGACTGGCCACGCCGTGGGCATCCTGGCGGACCTGCAGGGCCCAAAGATCCGCCTCGGCCGCTTCGAAGGCGACGGCAAGACGTACTGGGAGACCGGTGAGACTGTCCGCATCACCGTCGACGACGTCGAGGGCACGCACGACCGCGTGTCCACCACCTACAAGCAGCTCGCCCAGGACGCGAAGCCGGGCGACCGCCTGCTTGTCGACGACGGCAAGGTCGGCCTCGTGTGCACCGACATCGACGGCAACGACGTGGTCTGCCGCGTCACCGAGGGCGGCCCGGTATCCAATAACAAGGGTGTTTCCCTGCCGGGCATGGACATCTCCGTGCCAGCTCTGAGTGAAAAGGACAAGGAAGATCTGCGCTTCGCGCTGCAGCTCGGCGTGGACATCATCGCCTTGTCGTTTGTGCGCTCCCCGGCGGATGTGGAGCTGGTCCACGAGATCATGGACGAGGTTGGCAGGCGTGTACCGGTCGTCGCAAAGCTTGAAAAGCCCGAGGCTGTGGACGCGCTTGAGTCCATCATCCTCGCCTTCGACGCTGTCATGGTCGCCCGTGGCGACCTGGGCGTGGAGATCCCGCTCGAGCAGGTACCCGCGGTGCAAAAGCGCGTGATCCAGATTGCTCGCGAGAACGCGAAGCCGGTGATTGTGGCGACGCAGATGCTCGACTCCATGATCGAGAACTCTCGCCCGACCCGCGCCGAGGCTTCCGACGTGGCCAACGCGGTGCTCGACGGCGCGGACGCGGTGATGCTCTCCGGCGAGACGTCCGTGGGCGTGGACCCGCACAATGTCGTGCGCACCATGAGCCGCATCGTGCGCTCCGCAGAGACCATGGGCACGGTCCCACCGCTGAACCACATCCCGCGCACGAAGCGTGGCGTCGTGTCGTACTCCGCCAACGACATCGCAGACCGTCTCAACGCCCGCGCGATTGTCACCTTCACCACCTCCGGCGACACCGCCCGTCGGGTGGCGCGCCTGCACCCGGACCTGCCGCTTTTGGTGTTTACGCCGGTGCAGCAGGTGCGCTCACAGCTGGCCATGACGTGGGGTGCGGAGACGTTCCTGTGCGAGCAGGTGCACAGCACCGACGACATGATCAAGGTGGTCGACAGCCAGCTACTCGCCATGGAGCAGTACAACGAAGGCGACACGATGGTCGTGGTCGCTGGCACCCCGCCCGGGGTCTCCGGCACGACGAACACCATTCACGTGCACCAGCTCGGCGAGGACACGCAAAAGGGCTAA